In one Candidatus Binatia bacterium genomic region, the following are encoded:
- a CDS encoding SDR family oxidoreductase, translating to MTNPLDFSGKVVIVTGGGRGVGRGITSRFLEAGADVVICGRKEPETSPSAGSKPALFVAADVREIEQIDKVVTFATERFGRLDVLVNNVGGTPTADAATASPRFSESIIRLNLISPLSFAQRANAVMQKQADGGAIINIASVSGIRPSPGTAAYGAAKAGLLNLTQTLAVEWAPKVRVNAVTAGMIRTEQSQLHYGDEAGIAAVAATVPLGRLGKPEDVGDLCLFLASPLASYISGASILLHGGGERPAYLDAAKKPGA from the coding sequence ATGACCAATCCTCTCGACTTCTCCGGCAAGGTCGTCATCGTCACCGGTGGCGGCAGAGGTGTGGGACGCGGCATCACCAGCCGCTTTCTCGAAGCCGGCGCTGACGTCGTGATCTGCGGCCGCAAGGAGCCCGAGACGTCTCCGAGCGCTGGCAGCAAGCCGGCACTGTTCGTCGCCGCCGATGTGCGCGAGATCGAACAGATCGACAAGGTGGTGACCTTCGCCACCGAACGTTTCGGACGCCTCGACGTGTTAGTCAACAACGTCGGCGGCACGCCCACGGCCGATGCCGCGACGGCTTCGCCGCGCTTCTCGGAATCGATCATCCGGCTCAACCTCATTTCGCCGCTCAGCTTTGCGCAGCGTGCCAACGCCGTCATGCAGAAGCAGGCTGACGGCGGCGCCATCATCAACATCGCCAGCGTCAGCGGCATCCGCCCCTCTCCCGGCACTGCGGCATACGGCGCAGCCAAAGCCGGCTTGTTGAACCTCACACAAACCCTGGCAGTGGAGTGGGCCCCCAAGGTGCGGGTCAACGCCGTGACTGCCGGGATGATCCGCACCGAGCAATCTCAGCTCCACTACGGTGACGAAGCCGGCATCGCCGCCGTTGCCGCCACCGTCCCCTTGGGCCGGCTGGGCAAGCCCGAGGACGTCGGCGACCTCTGCCTCTTCCTCGCCTCGCCGCTCGCCAGTTACATCAGCGGCGCGAGCATCCTGCTGCACGGCGGCGGCGAGCGCCCCGCCTATCTGGACGCGGCCAAGAAGCCCGGCGCCTGA